Within Oreochromis niloticus isolate F11D_XX linkage group LG2, O_niloticus_UMD_NMBU, whole genome shotgun sequence, the genomic segment AAATTACAGGAGTAAGAAGTCATAAGAAGTGGTTATGagctaaaaatcaagaatgagggatactgtttgtccatgatttgGACAGGGGGAACAGACTGTGGCAAGGTCAGCCTGATGGAATCTGTTAACCTCCAAATAGGGGAAAGCTGTGAGCTGACACTGTGCAAGACTGGGGCAGAAAGACTTAAAAAGGCAAAGATCAAGAGCAGTAACTAATCATGATCTTAAACATGTGTAAATAATTCTGGCAGTGTGGAATGAAATAAGAACCCTGATGTCAGTAAACAGCGTCTGCGTTTACAGATGAGAACATGAATATGTTGAGTCTAGTGTGGATGCTTGAAGGTGTAAatgtgaaacacaaacatggaaTTAAGCCCAAAATGAGTCCTCCCCTCTCTTGTAACCCACAAACTGAACTGTAATGTAACGACACTCACCTGTTCACTATAGTAAAACGTCACTACTTCCAGGTGTGGCTGGCTGAAATGGAGGTGGAGTCCAGTATGCGCTCCCAACGCAGGGGAAAGAAATTCTGTCGAGAACAACTACCTGAGCACAGGTAACAGGGAGAGGGAGTAAACCTGTTGGGCAGGACTGAAACACCTGATAGGACTGTAGTTTCCTAACAGTTCCCTCGGGCTCTTTTCTAATAATAACCAGTTTTCGTTATCTGCAAGAGATGGCTCACTAGAAGCGATGGAATCCGACAGGTTCAGGTTTATTTGTACCTTTAACTCTGCAGTAGATGAATCATCTGTCCTTACAGCACATTTTCAGAGGAGACTGTTACAAGCCCAGGAGTTGATGTACTTTATTAGTTTCCTGTTCTGGTCAAATTGGACTTCATTGCTTATTTAGGGtacagcagagctgcagagagCAAGTCAGGAGGATGTTACCTGTCAATGACCCAGCAGCAGCCCATGTTCAGTTTTAATGTTGTTATAAAGGAATGTAAACCAACGATTTATTGGACTGTAAACTCTGTGTCATTGATTTACCTTTTGGTGAGAGGAAGAAAGTTCTAAACCCTTCTAAAGTAGCTTCTGCTTTGCCCCATTAGCAGTTACCAGAATCAGAATCATTAGCATATCAGTTAACAGGATTAATATCACTGTAAACATGGCTTGAATAGGATGGCTGCCACTACACTGAAGCGACAAATCTGTCCACCACTCTGGGGTTTGTGTACCTGCTGATTCTGCAGATTAAAGGGAGGGTTTGCATGAATTAGAACACTTTAATGTAAAAGCAGTCTGCTTTGGTccaggtgtgtctgtgtgattgcTTTCTGCCTGTAATACTTTAAAAGCTTAAAGTAAAATCCACCGGCTTTATACAGTTAAGAGTCTGAAACACAGTGTGCACGCTGCTCCTCTCTTCTGCCTCAGATTTGATAACTAAAGGGTCCACCCCAAAACTGGTGTCTTGACAACAAAGTCATCTAGTTAATTAAATTGCTTCCAACATGCTACTACAGGTAACGCTGTAGTATGCACCCAGCCAAACTAAGGCATGCAAAAGTGAAATTGATTGAATGTGTTTGCAGCAGCATAACCCGTTAGTACTAATTGCAAGGCGCAGCATGCGTGACATGACTGGGGGCTGAAGTCTAACTCTAGAAAACTTTGTATACAAAGTATTGTATTGTCAGCAACCTTGAATAAGAGGCGAAACAGCTTCATGAACTAGAAAGAACTTCATTTCATTTCCATGATGGAGGACGGAGAACCTCCACAGAAAACTCAGGTCGTCTCATTCAATGAATGTGTTGAATCAGGTCTAGAGaattcacacagacagaaacacacaggcagCAGCTTTCTAAAGAACTATATTTACATAATACTCTTGTTTTACAGAGAACCATATCAAAAGTATAAAATACTTACAAAAAATCCGCtgcaatatataaaaataacatcTATCTTCTCCAGATCATTAGGAAAGGCatacatacaaaaaatatatttatagacATTTACACAGAGCCCGTTTACAACATTTAACCCAGAAAACCCCAGGAGGCCGAGCGAGGCTGGAAGTCGAAGGCGGGCCCAGGGATCGGCAGCGATTTGAATGGAAACACGAAACCGTCCCCGAGCAACCGATCGGCGacaaaaacaggaacaaaaCAGCGCTGCCGCGAGAACACGCAAACGTGGACAACAGTACAGTAGATAGGACGACCGGGTCACCACTCCACTTTCAACGGAGCAACCCGGCCAGAGTTCCACCTTGCAGAGAACCCTCAGAACGATTCAGTCTGATTAACACCGGCGGTGACAACTGTGTGGACACAACGGAAGATTCATCGAACGCAGATGACGCAGCTTGAAGTCTCTGAATGATGGAACGCCAACGCTGCGTTCCCAGCACGGAGAAAAACATTCCCATTTCTCCTGACCGAGCCCAACGATTGCAGGGATGTTTAGTTCACATTAAATTTCTATTTTAAAACAAAGTGTCAAACTGTCACATGGAAatgtttcaattttatttttatacacattATATTTTTGTATCTTAAATCACATCCAGGTGAGAACAGTGGGATCTAAATCCCGAGTGAGGCCAaatttttttgtacatatgAAGCAGGTGTAAGACGTGGGTGAAAACTATTTTTACTTGACTTCTGCCTTAAATAGCAGGACTGAAATTCTTCAGTCAGGCTCGCAGGGCATTTTACTCTGAATTTGGACTCTCAGGCTCTTCTATCAGCCCACTATCTGTCAGACCAAACACAGGGGTAAATGTCCTCATTAAAGGGCACAAGTTTCCGGGTTTTCCATGCTTTTCTGCTCAGAAACGCAGCTTTAGAGGAGGCGACGGATGATTTCTCTGCAGGTTCTCGTCAGGCTGAATCACAGAATAACATTATGAGTGATTTAAAGGCATCGCGGTTCAGTGCGCCTGTTTGTTTGGACTCTGCGCATTCACCTGGAGGTTCATGTACTGGACTCCGTGACAGACACTTTCCGAGTCCTGCTGCTCGTTTCCCGGCGGCTCGTTACGTTTTTAAAGGaccatttctctgtttttttttcttcattttcttgaATCAAATGTAATTGTGGAGGATTTATGAAATCTGCTGGAATATCTGTGAGCCTCCAACAACCAGCTGGCCTCAAATTTAACACATGAAATTccatagggggaaaaaaaggctcgATATTCCAGCAGCTCATTTACCTGAACAAAGAAAGCGCtattgttaatttatttaaatgtttatggAGAAAATCATTTCCCTACAGTATGAAAATCACCCGGCTCGAGCTGTAAAAccagaaacaaacacatgttgattcagtcctaaaaataaaaaaacaaaacagacatccAGTGACAAGAAaggagtccccccccccccccccacacacaaaaaaaaaaacccagagggATGGTCCTTTAATGTGACTTAATGCTAACGTGGCGGTCGAAGGCAAGGACTGCGGGTTCAGTAGTAATGttactgctgtttttgtgcGTGCACaccatttgtttgtgtttaccGTTGACTCGTGTGCAGGTGTTTAGATTTACACTCCTGGTGGAAGAGAACAGAAAGTCTCAGAAACCAGTTTAATCAGTTCAGGCTACTTCACAACAATCAAGAAACCTTCAGGCGAAGGATCACAAACACTTTCAGTCTTTATACTGGGAAAAATTAAACCGAGCTTCAACGCTctgatttcattttctttaaaaacagctgATCCAGTATCAGCTGGTGGATTTTTCAGGCTTTGACCCGAATCTCATCTGGCTGCTCTCGGAGCGCCAGTTAGTTCTCGTCCCATTCATCAGCAGATAAACTCTGATGTTTATCAGGTAATGTCCTCCAAATGTGCAATAAAAGGTCGAACACCACACAGCAGCCAATGTTTGGCCCACACCTGACTCTCATTTCATTCCATGTAAAGTGTTCAGCCCGAGACTTTACTTTAGTGAAATGTTTCTGAGTGGCATCAGAAAGTTTAGTTGAATTTAGAAAGTTTGAGGACAGAAGCTGATTAGTGCCGTCCTGTAGGGACGACAGCAGCTTAAAAAAAGGTGGCGATCGTTTAAGAGCCAATTCTTATTATTCATGTAAAAGTCCACTTTTTTTATTCTCCATAAAAACCCCTAATCTGCATTTTAAAAACTGGTTTTATTTGTATCAGTGCATCCAAGTCCAGAATGGAAGCTGATGTCAGGACTGcaacaaaaaatcttttaaatgttttttttgagGACTTTTCTACCAGGAGTGTTTTTACACACTGAGCGCTTCATCATTAATCTGGTTTCTGAACGGAGCCTCTGAGGACCGCATGGAGATGTTTAACGAATTTCCCCTCAAAACGACAATACGATCAGTTTCATGGTGGACTATCCCAtcgctcttattttgaaaggtcaGTCACTGCACCAGCCGTTCCTGTCGTGTTTCCCACAGACTCGCTCAGCTGCTTTCCAGAGACTCCATCACCTCATCTCAAATGGATGCCTGCGGATCGCCGCTGATGTGGGCAGATGTTCTGAAGCTGCGGTGAGCTGGGAGGTCATGCCACCTTGAACCTGAAGCAGGTTTAGCGAGCTCACCGCGGCTCCAGAGCAAGAGGACAGCCAGCCGCAGTCCGAACAGTGGGATGAGGAACTTCCTGGACAGGCAGCTGGTTATCTTActctattttttaaatatttattgatcTAATGAAGAAAGTGTGGTGTTGCCACCTGTGAATTCAGTCTGATCTGTGGGAAACCCCGGAGGAGCTCAGCTGCACGGATCAGCTGACTCAGCTGAACTGCAGCGGCTCAGAGCAGGAATGTGGCTGCTTACAGGAGCTCCGAACACTTTGTGTTTCTTCATCGTGCTGCAACGATTCAACGGCCAGTTTGTGCGTATGCAGTGCTGACAGGTTTCTCTCTGACAGCGTGAGAACGTGACGCGGTTACGCCAGCCTTCTGCGACTAACGCTAACACGTGGCGGCAGCAGGAAGTGGTTGGCAGCTCACTCTGCAGGCTTCGTGCGTGTGCATGCGTGCGTGAGACTAGTGGTGGTTGGCGAGCAGTTCGTCCAGGTCGGCCATCCACTCCTGCGTGTTCTGTCCTTTCAGCAACGAGTCCACCAGGTCACTCTCCGCGGGGAAACTCCCTGACGCCACGTTGTATCCGAATGAcacctgatgctgctgctgactCACTGTTTGGCTCACCTGGTATCCTTGGTTACACTGTAGTCCCTGGCGACCGTTGCCTTGTGGCTGTCCGAACGCTGCCAGGTTGGGGAGTACGGCCTGGTTCTGGGGGCCCTGCTGCTGATTGGTCATTGGCTGGCCCTGTCTTTGGGGGTTGGGCAGTGCCCTCTGCTGGGGTGCTGCCATGTTTGTCTGCATCATTTGTTGTCCGGGATTCAGACCACCCATCGGACGTCCACCGGGGTTGCCGCCAAAGGGGGCAGAGCCAGATGGCATCTTGGGAATGCAAGGCTGCTGCTGCGGCGGCATGTGGAAGGCATTGGGGGGGCCGCTGAAGGACAGGCCTGCATTACTGGAAGGCGGCTGGTTGACGAGCTGCTGCTGCCAGGCGGTGCTCTGACCGCCCGGCATGCCGCCCCCCATGTTGCCCTGCATGGAGGCCGGGAGACGGGCAGCTCCAGCCACATGAGGCTGCTTTAACATAGCTGCATTGGGCGGCGTCTTCAGATGCTGCTGCTGAGGCAGGGGGTTGTGCCGGTAGGGAGCGCTCATGGTGGTGTTCAGAGACGTCTGGCGCTGCAGACTGGGTTGCTGGGCCAGGTGGTTGGGGTGCATGCTCATGGTGTTGTAGAGGACGTCCACGCCGGCTCCAGCCCCTCCGCCCCCACAGGATGGCTGACTAATGTCAGCCTGACTCACTGTCGGAGGCGGGGCTACGCCACCTGCTGGACCACCGCCCTGACCCATGTTCATGCTCATCATGCCCTGGTTCTGAGGGAACATGCGGGACCCGGGGGCAGGGCCTCCCATGGAGCTGACACTGCCCATTGGCTGAGAGGAAGCTAAACAAAACCAgaagaacagaagaaaacaacaaTCAGGAAAACGTGCATCAAAATCTTTTTTCAGAGTGGGCCACATAAGTGGGTCGGCCCAGTGAAGCTCATTAGTCaaacatttaatccctgagatcttgtaatagaaaacaaaagaattttGTTTGTCCCCGTAACTCTAACCCTGCTGGAGCTGAACCGCTGATCTGTTCAGCTACTTTCATTTCCCATTCAAATGAGCGGCGAGCGGCATTTACACAGTCAGGCTgaacccacagaaaccaaactcACTCTGGTTTCACTCGTCCAGGTATAAAACACAGCTGCtctgaaacacatttttaaagatattcaACATAAATCTGTTGTCTCATGTTAAATATCAATGAAGGAGAAACCTGTAAGAACGCAGGCTGGGTTTTCATTTCCATGAGTTAACTCGTCACTTTGGAGACCAGACGGTCACGAAATCCTgaactttaataaaaactcTGCTGGTTTTACAAGGTCCTGATTCTGGCTTCTCTGTTGGCTCCCTGAACGTTTTAGATGTCATTTTAATATTGAATCTtttgtgtgctatgactttctGCAGTAACACATCATACCGTTTTAAATGGGATTTATCCTAAGGCCGGAAAACCCGACGAACCTCTGAGCCGTGCTTCTCCATAAACTTGATTGTATTGgaagcttcagcttcagctacCCGAGCTGCAATCTATCTTACGGTCTTTAACCGGTTACAGTTTATGTTTGATGCCCAAtttgtttgttctgtgtttttttttttttctttttactggaaTTTTCCCATTGGTCGATGATCAACTCTGCATTTTGAGCCTtaaattattcttgaaaaatacatgttttcaAAACATTTCATGGTCCGATCTTTCGAAGCACATGCACAACTTATGCCCAAGTGTTGGCACTTTGAGCCTCCTTCCTCCCGCTGATGAGGAAGGAGGCTCAAAGTGAGGAGAGGACTGAGGAGGTCCTCTCCTCAGAGAGAGGAGAAGTCGCTGCCGCTCACTCATTCCTGCCGTTTACAATCCCATACCAAGACGTTGCAGAACACACACTCAAATTACTCCTACTTCCTGTTATGATTACTTAAGTGCCTTTTTTGGTAGTTAATAATTGTGTTAAATTCTGCATTGCAAGGTGTCGTGTAACGTGGTCTTCTGTTTTGATTCTGCTTCTTCTTATATTTTGTGGCCTTTGATTTTGTGATTCTGAACTGAATCACAAAGCatacaatatgaaataaataaagcaaagtaataaaaaaaaagtcccaGTAAAGGCTGTGATCCTGCTCAGGAGCGTTTCATCTTTTTCCacctttttctttcaaaaaataACCACTTTTTTGTCTTCTGTGTATTCTCCCTGAACAACCACAAGGGGCAGCAATGAGCTCATTCCACATGTGAAAAAGCAGTGGGCAGTTTTTCCAGAGTTTTTCCAGAGTAACAGCTCTGTGACCGTTTTTGCTCAGAGGTGTTCATGCCTGAGAGACCTGAGAAACGTGTGAACACTTCCTGTAGGTGTACCTGTAAACTGGTTGGCCGGCTGCTGTGGGTAAGGGTTCTGATTGGCCGTTGTTCCCGACTGGTCCTGGTACTGTGGAGGAGGTCGGGTCAGGTGTCGCTGCCGCTGCTTCTCCTGCACAGACACATGCAGAGGGTTACTGTGTGGGCCTCAGACGTGCACACTGACCTGTAAATGAGCATAAACTGGTGCATGTGTAAATAAACAGGTTGTGTACTGAGATTCGAGATGCTTGTACGTGAATGTGTAGTGGTATTTATAAATGCGTACACAGTAATCACAGCAGTgttactgcagcagcagctgaaacTTAGGACAGACGCGAGGTGTAATTCATCATCATGTGGCCACTGACGGTGAGCAGTGCAATGACAATAACAGAATAAACTGACCCTCTCGGCGTTCAAGCAGGTTGGAAATGTTGGAACCACCTGCAGGTGAGTCGTACCTGTTCGGCTATAATAATCTGCTGCTGCCTCTGAATGtactgctgctgtttctgctgCTCCAGGATCTGCTGCTGatgatgttgttgctgttgtttcctCGCTGCTGCCTCTGTACTGGTCATGTACACGCTGCCGTGGTTACCCGGCATGGCATTGTTTCCAGGCTTGGACGTCATGGCGTTTGTGGGCCCCGGGCCGTGTGGAGGAGCGGGGTAGCCGTTCTGGTCCTGCAGAtgaagttttgtgttttgttactGAAGAAGAAGTGacactttttttctctgctctAAAAAAGCTTCATGTGACTTTGGTAACAGCGTCAGGCAGTTCTTCATGACTCCAGTGCAGAGCTGCTGTCGGGCAAAAAGTTTAACCAGAACATCTCATACGTTACCTGCTGCAACGTTCTCGTTTAGTAACTTTAACCACTTGTTGAGCGATCCTTCCATTCAGAAACTTACCGGTCTTGTCTGTATGAAAACTGacaactgtttttctttgtaaagcTCATGATTTCAGATCTTTAAAGTCATGAAGTTATATGGATTTTTTTGATTTGATTAATATTGTGTGTTCATTCGTCTGATTCTATGCTGGGATCATTTAGGTGTGTCCTAAAGTCCTCTTGACAACAATCTTTATATCTGAAATTATGGAGCTTGTCTTGAAAGCCTCTGATAACCAGCCACCATTTTCACAGCCTAGTAATGCTGTTTCCTTCCTGACCAGCTCTCCTTGAACAACACATTTTACTTTCAAGaatgaaataaaagttaaataaattaaaataaacttcATCTTGGttaaaacaacatttacagATTAAGTTGGACAGCTTTCAAATGTGATGATCAAGGGGCAGTGGTTCTGAAATCCTCACTAactataaatgtaaaattagtTTTTGACAACTACTAATTGTTCATTTTTCACTGCACAGAATTCACCTGAAGGATTGCTAGTGCCCCCTTGAGGCTGAGGAGGGAACTACAGGCTCATGATGGATCTACTGCTGAGAATGCACGGTGCACCCTGAGGGGGGAGCTACAGGAAAGGTTATTCCATTCAGGAAGACGTATCCTTGAAATTAGCTGGGAATGTTTATCTTTGAACAAAACGCAGACAGACAGCAGCGCAGGAACAGTGTGTCCTGTCTGCTGAGAGGAAAAGTACAGGCAGGAGCGGCTaaatttaaatacacagagagggagagagggggagggTGGGGTATAAAGTATGAAAGGCTGCTTTGTCAtggcctccctccctccctccgtTCGTCCCCCCCCCCCGTGGGAGGGTTAGCAACCAGCTGCTTGACCCAAACAAACACTAAGCAGCAGCTGAACAAAAGGCTGCTGCCCGACTTCACCTGCACCGCTCTGTCTTCACCTGGTGGGCTAACCGACGCTCAACCTGTCCATCTGAGGTCCCCCCTGATTCCTCGCTGGAAACTTTATTTAACTGTGTCGGAGGAATTATTTTGATTAAGTTTAAAACTGTCACTTGTTGCTCTATAAGCCTGAACGTGATTATCGGTGCTGCTCAGCTGCAGCTCTGTAATCAAGAACGGTCACAGTTGTAATCAGATAATCAAAAACACTAATTATTacagtaatattaaaaaatgtccCACGATTTAAGTTCTTCTGTCAGTGTCGGCTCTAAATCAAGTTCGGATCACGTGTGATGGCTGTGTCTCGTGGGTGCTTCTCACCTGTAGGTGTGGCATCTGAGGCCGGTAGGGCTTCTCTTTGTGGCACTGCTGCTGGATCAGTGAAAGCAGGGCCACCTTCTGGTTCGGGTTAGTGGGTCGCGGCGGTCCGGGCCCCGCCTCATAGTGTGACAGAGGTTTGGTGTTGTTGTAGTTCAGCATGACGGCCGGGGCCTGAGTACCTGCTGCTGGAGTGTGGCTGAGAGGCGGCCCTGAAGTCGGGTGCCCCAGCATGTTGGGGTGTCCGGCAGAGCCCGGCATGAAGCTGCCAGCACCCGCCTTTGGAGAGGCCTTGTTGGGCTGACTGGATATCACCATCTGCTTCTGGGCATTGGGATTGAAATCCTGTGAGTAAAGGGAGTTGCTTGTGGATTTGTCCATACCAAACGCACTCGCTTGTGAGCTTTGAGAGGTATTGGGCATCTGGGACCATGGAGAGGTGCCATGGTGGTTGGGGAACTTGgctcctggctgctgctgctgctgctgctgcatatGTCTGTGGAGGTGCTGGACTCTCTGCTGCCGAACAGCCAGTTCCTGGAGCTGCTGGGCAGGGGACAAGTCTTTGGGCCCCTGAGGGAGGAGGTGGTTGGGTGGAGGCTGGATTTGCCTGGAAGGAGCAGGCTGGGAGGTGGGAAGAGCTGGGgaagaggcagaggaggaggcgACAGGGGAGCTAGTGGGGTGAGGAGGAGCAGCCCCAGAAGGAGTGGATCTGACTTGGGGGGAGCCGGTGCGAGAATCCTGCTCGAAGACGGCAGAGGGTGGGGAAAACTCCGCCTTCACGCTCACCAAATCTGAAGGAAGTAAACTCTGGGAAGACTGTACCCCCCTGCCTGCTCCTCCCCCGacagcaccaccaccaccctgaGTGGCTGCCAGTTCCAGAGGGTCTTTGCGGTCCTCAAAGCCATCGTTGAGGATCTCCTGGATGTCTTCGTAGTCCACAGGGAAGTTCAGCTCCTCCATCAGCTCCGTCCACTCCTGTTCGTTCAGTTCAGGGAACAGGCTGTTGTTGCCAACCGGGGGCGGCATGATGGGGAGGATGTCGTCTGGCTCCTGCTTCATCTCTTTCGGATGGAAGTCTGAACCCGGCTCTCTGCCACCGTCCGCCGACTCGCACATGGGCCCGTTAGAGTTGCTGATATCTGGCTTGGAGTCGAGCGGGGAACCGGCGGTGGCGCTGTTGTCCTGGCAGCTTTTCTGGCTCGACGGGAAGCTTTCATAACTGTTGACCTGTCCTCGCAGGTCAGGAGGACTGATGCTCTCCAGCTTCCTCTTCAGAGTCTCCTGCAGTTGGAGCGACAAAAAGAAGCATCAAGAGTTACTCGAAGCAAAACCCCAGATGGTTCAAACCTCAAAGCGAACCtctgagttaaaaaaaacaaacaaacaaacacataatttacaaaacaagGACTATTTACATCTGTAAAAAATGCATTACTACATTTTATCTGACCCAGACCCGCATGTTACACTGGGTCTGAATTCTGACcggctgagaaataaaaaaaaaaaaaaaaaaaagagcgccactttgtttgggaaaataaaatctaaatgaACGGAAggctttaaataaaatattccaTCACAAGGCTGAAAGAGGAGGGCAGGGGTGATTTGGGAATGACCAAGTTACCAAAAACTTTGTTGCACAAAAACAGGATATAACATAAATGATTGTCAATTATACACTCATACTTTGTGGTGCATTAGAAACTGTTCAActgcttctgtttttgtgtaatttgaaTTCTTTTTCACTTTGGTATCATCACCATCAGtaggcacacacacagctgagctGCAGGGGGTGCGCAGCAGAGAGACAGGTGCTGCTAAAATCACTTGCAGGCCGGCTTACATAAGGGCATAAAGGGCAGTCGGCAGGTCTGACGGCTGCGCTCTGTTGGCAGCTCAACCCGCCCGATCGCAGCACGTCAGCTGATCCTCACACTGCGTGATCGCCAAACACTCTGAACACCTGCGGTACCCGTGATGACGAGCAGGCAGGTGGACACAAGCTCCAAAGTGTCTCCTGCTCTGGAAAGTCAAACAACAGTAATGTGACGCCGCTCCTCAAACCGGCTCTCAGCATCCCTAACCACATGCGGGCTGTGCATGATAACGTGGACTTTTCCTTTAAgccttttttgttgtgtttatgtgACATTACAGAACATTAACAAATAAAACTTTTACTACCAAAAGCAGGCAAAAAAACTAATCTATTAGCACATTTGGGCCAACTTTGAAAGCAAAAGTGGCCCctgtgtgtgagcagatttaTTAAACCAAAATTACTCtgataaaagaaaaagcacCCTCTGAAGTCTGTCGTCATTACTGATTTCCAGGTCTAAAGTCTTCTTCAGTTTCCAAAGATCATCCAGAGCAACCATGAAAATGAGGATCTCCAATGTTTAACCATTTTCAGgccatatacatatatatattataattgTCAGGGACAATGATGTGCAgagctcgcaaaatcgctagcccgacgtcccggggctagcgatttttccagtcgggctaccaaaatctatctcagccctgcccgtcgggctatcataggaaggaaaaatatatgtcaatgcttttgcattcttttggaaatgtagctgggtaattatgtcattggcatcgatgagctactgtcaatatgtgacatattgaaatcgcgtttgaatttgctgttttttgctttcactttgcgattgcgcgaactgtgtatagagagcggcagtactgattggtgagtgacgattaattgcgcaccaattcctctgacattgTCTTATCattcattagcttactattcaaacgtgacaagtgaaatctcccgcagcaagcttaaacatgtgagaggttgattgcgcagagagtcgctgaccgttatgtgagtgcgtgtgtaaaagcagcaggatatatattttagttctgctgagccaaataagacaggtcagggtgaagaagtgacagccaaagaaaagcttgccacaaaacggaaaagttatgacaaatcagactatgagggaaaaagaaagtgcagctttatggtttcatggacaaaagaatttctgtggctggaatatgacaagctaaataaccaggggtgcacataagtggtccgcaggtgcgcattcgctgtcaaaataaaaaacgcgcacaagataagaagttgcaacgcgcgtttgcgtacataagattttctggaggaggacagacatttgtttagaactcttaaagatgtcgaagaagctcctttaagcaattactttggtgttcctccacctccaaagaaacgtcagaaggagtccgaatcGCAAAAGAAGCTCATATTCttggaaaagtggttgcaggaggtgagctggcttcaaacaaatgatgaacgcacagagatgtggtgcagaatatgccgtgaaaatcccactctagcggacaaaaacagtgccttttatatgtacgcaaacacgcgctgcaacttcttatctggtgcacgtcttttattttgacagcgaatgcgcacctgcggaccacttatgtgcacccctgtaaataacataatgttctgccgggtgtgttgttggttttccctcgatttctgagtcgacaagcgcctttgttctgggaaagatattgcagactgagcaataatgcatttcttgcatttctca encodes:
- the maml1 gene encoding mastermind-like protein 1 isoform X2; the protein is MERLRRRIEQFRQHHNNCEERYLAAMMERQEMDRQQTYALHQRCLQSKAKRSNKHRQHQPSGDQAGQRAPGGGGGTGGEHGESGVTTGEQSRSSTVETLKRKLESISPPDLRGQVNSYESFPSSQKSCQDNSATAGSPLDSKPDISNSNGPMCESADGGREPGSDFHPKEMKQEPDDILPIMPPPVGNNSLFPELNEQEWTELMEELNFPVDYEDIQEILNDGFEDRKDPLELAATQGGGGAVGGGAGRGVQSSQSLLPSDLVSVKAEFSPPSAVFEQDSRTGSPQVRSTPSGAAPPHPTSSPVASSSASSPALPTSQPAPSRQIQPPPNHLLPQGPKDLSPAQQLQELAVRQQRVQHLHRHMQQQQQQQPGAKFPNHHGTSPWSQMPNTSQSSQASAFGMDKSTSNSLYSQDFNPNAQKQMVISSQPNKASPKAGAGSFMPGSAGHPNMLGHPTSGPPLSHTPAAGTQAPAVMLNYNNTKPLSHYEAGPGPPRPTNPNQKVALLSLIQQQCHKEKPYRPQMPHLQDQNGYPAPPHGPGPTNAMTSKPGNNAMPGNHGSVYMTSTEAAARKQQQQHHQQQILEQQKQQQYIQRQQQIIIAEQEKQRQRHLTRPPPQYQDQSGTTANQNPYPQQPANQFTASSQPMGSVSSMGGPAPGSRMFPQNQGMMSMNMGQGGGPAGGVAPPPTVSQADISQPSCGGGGAGAGVDVLYNTMSMHPNHLAQQPSLQRQTSLNTTMSAPYRHNPLPQQQHLKTPPNAAMLKQPHVAGAARLPASMQGNMGGGMPGGQSTAWQQQLVNQPPSSNAGLSFSGPPNAFHMPPQQQPCIPKMPSGSAPFGGNPGGRPMGGLNPGQQMMQTNMAAPQQRALPNPQRQGQPMTNQQQGPQNQAVLPNLAAFGQPQGNGRQGLQCNQGYQVSQTVSQQQHQVSFGYNVASGSFPAESDLVDSLLKGQNTQEWMADLDELLANHH
- the maml1 gene encoding mastermind-like protein 1 isoform X1, translated to MMADFVTPRRSEVMERLRRRIEQFRQHHNNCEERYLAAMMERQEMDRQQTYALHQRCLQSKAKRSNKHRQHQPSGDQAGQRAPGGGGGTGGEHGESGVTTGEQSRSSTVETLKRKLESISPPDLRGQVNSYESFPSSQKSCQDNSATAGSPLDSKPDISNSNGPMCESADGGREPGSDFHPKEMKQEPDDILPIMPPPVGNNSLFPELNEQEWTELMEELNFPVDYEDIQEILNDGFEDRKDPLELAATQGGGGAVGGGAGRGVQSSQSLLPSDLVSVKAEFSPPSAVFEQDSRTGSPQVRSTPSGAAPPHPTSSPVASSSASSPALPTSQPAPSRQIQPPPNHLLPQGPKDLSPAQQLQELAVRQQRVQHLHRHMQQQQQQQPGAKFPNHHGTSPWSQMPNTSQSSQASAFGMDKSTSNSLYSQDFNPNAQKQMVISSQPNKASPKAGAGSFMPGSAGHPNMLGHPTSGPPLSHTPAAGTQAPAVMLNYNNTKPLSHYEAGPGPPRPTNPNQKVALLSLIQQQCHKEKPYRPQMPHLQDQNGYPAPPHGPGPTNAMTSKPGNNAMPGNHGSVYMTSTEAAARKQQQQHHQQQILEQQKQQQYIQRQQQIIIAEQEKQRQRHLTRPPPQYQDQSGTTANQNPYPQQPANQFTASSQPMGSVSSMGGPAPGSRMFPQNQGMMSMNMGQGGGPAGGVAPPPTVSQADISQPSCGGGGAGAGVDVLYNTMSMHPNHLAQQPSLQRQTSLNTTMSAPYRHNPLPQQQHLKTPPNAAMLKQPHVAGAARLPASMQGNMGGGMPGGQSTAWQQQLVNQPPSSNAGLSFSGPPNAFHMPPQQQPCIPKMPSGSAPFGGNPGGRPMGGLNPGQQMMQTNMAAPQQRALPNPQRQGQPMTNQQQGPQNQAVLPNLAAFGQPQGNGRQGLQCNQGYQVSQTVSQQQHQVSFGYNVASGSFPAESDLVDSLLKGQNTQEWMADLDELLANHH